GTGGAAAAAGCAAATATTAAAAGAAGCGGATGTCTTGCGGCTGGGATTAATGCTATTAATGCTTATAATGTGAAAGGCAGAGTACCACAAGATTATGTGGATTACACGATAAAAGATGCAAATGGAATTGTGAGAAAAGATTTGGTTTTAACCGCTGCAAATAGATTTAACGAAATTACGGCTGAGGTTGAAAAATTAGGACTTGTAATTTTGAAAGATGCAAACGGGGAATATGTCAACCGTGGAAATAGAAATATTAAAATAAATGGAGAAAATTTTAAACCGATACTTGCCAATGCTGTGAAAAAGTCTAAAAATGTAAAAGTATTAAATACTGTAAATATAACAGACTTAATCACAGAAAATGGCGAAATTAAAGGAGCGGTAGGTTTTTCTATAATAGAAAATGCGGCTTATAAAATTTTAGCAAAAAAAGTGATTGTTGCGACAGGAGGAGCCTCTGGACTTTATAAACCAAATAATCCTGGATTTTCTAGACATAAAATGTGGTATCCGCCATTTAACACGGGTGCTGGATATGCGATGGGAATAAAAGCTGGAGCAGAAATGACAACTTTTGAGATGAGATTTATTGCGCTTAGATGTAAGGACACAATTGCGCCGACTGGAACGATTGCACAGGGAGTTGGAGCAAAGCAAGTAAACTCAAGAGGTTTTGTATATGAGGATAAATACGGAATTACAACAAGTGAGCGAGTTTATGGAACAGTTAAGGAAAATCAGCTGGGAAATGGTCCTTGCTATTTGAAAACAAGTGGAATTACAGATGAAGAAAGTGAAAGTTTGTTAAAAGCATATTTAAATATGGCACCAAGTCAGACGCTTAAATGGATAGAAAGTGGGAAAAATCCGAATGAGCAAGATGTTGAAATTCAAGGAACAGAGCCTTATATAGTTGGAGGACATACAGCGAGTGGATTTTGGATAAATACGAATAGAGAGACGACTGTAAAAGGTCTTTATGCGGCAGGAGATGTAGCTGGTGGCTTTCCGCAAAAATATGTCACAGGAGCACTGGCAGAAGGAGAAATTGCTGCACTTGACATAATTTCAAAAATAAAATTAGAAAATAAAGAAAATAAAGAAAATCAAAATTTTTCTGAACAATCTGAAAAAATAATAAAAGAATATGAAAATATTTTAAATTTTGAGAAAAATAAGATAAATGAATTTTCAATAGAAGATTTGGAAGAGGGAATGCAAAAAGTGATGGACGAATACGCTGGAGGAATTTCTGCAAATTATCAGTTTAATGAAAAACAGTTAAAATTAGCGGATGAAAAAATTTCTCAGCTGCTTGAACTTTCGAAAGATGTAAAAGCAGAAGATATGCATGATTTGATGTTTGCGTATGAATTAAAAGATAGACTTTTAGTTTGTAAATCGTTAATTGCGCACTTATTTTACCGAAAAGAGACGAGATGGCACACATTTAATGAAAATTTGGATCATCCGAAAACAGACGAGAAATTTTTTAAATATGTTAATTCGAAATTAATAGATGACAAGTTGGAAGTTTTTACAAGAGAAATAGTGAAGGAGGATTTCTATGAGCATAGTAATTGATCCATTAAAATGTATAGGCTGTACAAAATGCACACAAGTTTGTCCAGGAACTTTGATAGAAATGACCGATTTAAAAATGGACAGAAAAAAAGCGGTTATGAAATATCCAAAAGACTGCTGGGGATGCGTTTCATGCGTAAAAGAATGTCCAGTTCAAGCGATTTCATTCTTTTTGGGAGCTGATATTGGAGGAAATGGAAGTACGATGGTAACAAAGGAAAAAGGTGATATTTTGAGCTGGATAATCGAGAAAAGAGATGGAACGACTCAAGTAATTGATATTAACAGGAAAGATGCAAATAAATATTAAAAAATTAAATTTTAGATAATTTTGAATAATAATTAATAAAAAATTAAAAAATAATAAAAATATAATTTTTTTATGTTATAATTAAAATAAATTGAGAGTTTTATATTTTTAAAGGGGGAATAAAAATGTCAAAATTATTTAAATTTTTGGTTATTGTTTTAGCGACAATGTCGTTGGTCAGTTGTGATGGTTATTTATGCGAACTGGGGTCACGAACGGCTTGTATAAGATATGATCATAATTATGAGAAATAAAAATATATTATTTAAAATTTAGTTTACAAAAAAGATTGGATGAAAAATAGGTCCAATCTTTTTTATTGACTTTTTCTTTTAAAATATGATAAAATTTTTATAAATATTAATAAGAAGTCTCTTGCTTTTGCAAGTGAAAATAATTTAAAGTAAAATAATTGCACAATGAGAAAGACCGTCGTAGAAGAATTTATTTTAAAATTTAAAGATGGTCTTTTTTGCATTTTGGTTATTTTTATTAATAAAATGAATGGGAGAAAAGTGGATGAGTGGACCGAAGACTAGTGAAGCACGATTGGATGTTTCAAGAGAAAGAAAAATGGAAGAAGAACGAATAAAAAAATCGTATATAATATATAAGATAAAAAGTGGAGAAGAATTTTTTTATAATTCAAATATTAATATTACTGACTGTGATATTCAAAAAAAATTAAATGAAAAATTTTTGGCTTATAAAAAAAATTTTGATAAAAAGTTAAAAAATTTATCTAGGAAGGCAGTTCCTAATAAAAATGTAGAAACTTTGGAAAAGATGGGAAGAGAGTTTGAGAGTTCTTTTTCTGAATTTAAAGAAAATTATGAAAAAGTATTTTTATTTTTTGAAAGTAACTTGAATAAAATTGATCAAAACGAAATTTTTAAAATGAAAAATGAAACAATTAACTTGATAGATCAGATTTCTGTTACTGGAAGTTTGCAGATGAGACTTATTTCACCTAAACTTGAAAAACTAGTGAATAAGTTTTTGAGTGCAAATAGAAGAGATATTAGTAAAGTTGAAGAAGTGAAAGTGCAAGATGTGAAATTGTCTAAGCAAAAAAGTTTGAAAGCATTTGAATTTTCACAAAAAAATTTGAAAAATCAGAAAAATGGTGAAAATGAAGAAAGAAAAAAAAGCGAAGAAAGAGAAGAGAGAAAGAACAAAAAGGTTGATGAGAAAACTATTTTTTTAGAAATTGATAAAAATGTAAATGATGTTTTGGAAGAATTGAAAAGTTTTTTTGATTCAGACAAGTTTGTTGTGAAAACTAAAAATGAAATTTTGTATTTGGAAAAAGAAATATTGAAAATTAAAGATGATAAAAAAGTTAATTTTGAAATAAAAGAAAAATTGATTTTGGAAGAAAAAGAAATAATTGAAAATAGATTGAAAGATATAGAAATTGAAAATAAAAAAATAGAAAAATTGTATAACGATTATTTAAAAGAAGTTTATTTTTTGGGAATTGAAGAGAAAAAATTGATAAAAGATTTTTTGTCTGAAGAAGAAATAAAAAAAGAAATAGATTTGCTTAAGAAAAAAGGTAAAGAAATCGTCAAAAGAAACTATATTAAGGAACAGATTGACGAAGTTATGGCAAAGCATGGATTTAATGTGATTGATCCAGAAGAAATTGATGGAGTCAGAAAAAATACAGAAGTACTTTACGGAATTGATGATTCTACAGGGATAAATGTATTTATGACAGAGAATGCATCGCTTGTTACACTAAAAGTTATTGGAATTGGATTTGATGATGAAATTACGGATCAGGAATCGGAAAGATTGTATCAGGAGCAATGCAATTTCTGTTCACTTCATCCAGAACTTTTGGATGAGTTGAGAAATCGGGGAGTTATTTTGGAAGAGAAAAAATATAATAAGGCTGATAAAAGATATAATTCTAAAATTAGAGTGAAAAATTTTGCAAGTGATAAGAAATCTGATGGAAAAAATAAAAGAAAATTAAGAGATGCTGTCAAAAAGAAAAAAATGTATAAAAAATAAAAAACAAAAAATAAAAAAATAAGAAATTAAGATATAATATAAATAATATTAAGATAGAGGTAAATAAATGAAAATTTGTAAAGAATGCGGTTATGAACTTGAAGATGATGAGATAGAATGTCCTAATTGTGGGGAAGTTTTTGCTGAAAGTGAAGAAAAAAATATAAAAAAAATTGACGATGACAAAAATAATAAAAAAACTGAAAAAGATATAGAGAAAAATATTGAAAAAGAAGAAGAGAAAAGAGAAGAAACTAAAACTGGGAAAATGTTGGCAAGATGTAATGTGACAGGTTTTGAAGTTGAAATAAATGAAGGTGAAACTGAGTTTTATTGTGAAGATTGTCAAGAAGAGCACAGTATAGATGGCGAAATGTATGTTGCTATAAATTTGGAAAAAGAGGAAAAAATTGAAGAAATAGAAGAAAAAAGAAAAAAAAGAGAAGAACAAAAAGAAAAAAATTTAAAAACTGAAAAGAAATTTGAAGAAGAAGCACTTTATCTGCTTTTTCGAGGTAATGAAACTGAATTTATTAAAATCCCTAAAACTGGTGGAACAGTTGGAAGGTATGGAGATTACGGAGCTAAATTTTTTAATGAAAGATATATGCAAACGGTGTCGGGAGAACATTTAAAGATTGATTATAGAGGTGGCGACTGGATAATTGAACATCTTAGTAAAACTAATGATACGGAAGTGAACGGGGAAAAAATGGAATATGAAAGTCCTATTATTTTGAAAGACG
This genomic stretch from Leptotrichia sp. oral taxon 218 harbors:
- a CDS encoding ferredoxin family protein; this encodes MSIVIDPLKCIGCTKCTQVCPGTLIEMTDLKMDRKKAVMKYPKDCWGCVSCVKECPVQAISFFLGADIGGNGSTMVTKEKGDILSWIIEKRDGTTQVIDINRKDANKY
- a CDS encoding FHA domain-containing protein, whose protein sequence is MKICKECGYELEDDEIECPNCGEVFAESEEKNIKKIDDDKNNKKTEKDIEKNIEKEEEKREETKTGKMLARCNVTGFEVEINEGETEFYCEDCQEEHSIDGEMYVAINLEKEEKIEEIEEKRKKREEQKEKNLKTEKKFEEEALYLLFRGNETEFIKIPKTGGTVGRYGDYGAKFFNERYMQTVSGEHLKIDYRGGDWIIEHLSKTNDTEVNGEKMEYESPIILKDGFKITLAKRIVFTVRIRS
- a CDS encoding adenylyl-sulfate reductase subunit alpha, which codes for MLKIKELETDVLIIGGGTAGCYAAVTISKNSDLSVLVVEKANIKRSGCLAAGINAINAYNVKGRVPQDYVDYTIKDANGIVRKDLVLTAANRFNEITAEVEKLGLVILKDANGEYVNRGNRNIKINGENFKPILANAVKKSKNVKVLNTVNITDLITENGEIKGAVGFSIIENAAYKILAKKVIVATGGASGLYKPNNPGFSRHKMWYPPFNTGAGYAMGIKAGAEMTTFEMRFIALRCKDTIAPTGTIAQGVGAKQVNSRGFVYEDKYGITTSERVYGTVKENQLGNGPCYLKTSGITDEESESLLKAYLNMAPSQTLKWIESGKNPNEQDVEIQGTEPYIVGGHTASGFWINTNRETTVKGLYAAGDVAGGFPQKYVTGALAEGEIAALDIISKIKLENKENKENQNFSEQSEKIIKEYENILNFEKNKINEFSIEDLEEGMQKVMDEYAGGISANYQFNEKQLKLADEKISQLLELSKDVKAEDMHDLMFAYELKDRLLVCKSLIAHLFYRKETRWHTFNENLDHPKTDEKFFKYVNSKLIDDKLEVFTREIVKEDFYEHSN